The Caloenas nicobarica isolate bCalNic1 unplaced genomic scaffold, bCalNic1.hap1 Scaffold_1431, whole genome shotgun sequence genome segment gggacacggggacatgggggacacgggggacacgaAGGGGATGGGGTCACGGGGtacatggggggacatggggacatgggggggacatggggacatggggacacggggggactgggggacacggggtcacggggacatggggggacatggggacatggggacacggggggactgggggacacggggtcacaggggacatgggggggacatggggacgtgggggggacagggagacacAGGGACAtagggggacaaggggatacggggggacatgggggagacatggggacacggggggatggggacacgagGAACCTCCCTGGGGACATGAGTTGGGGTAgagacaccatggggacaccatggagaACCttgttggggacatggggacactgtggggaacctcattggggacatggggacactgtggggaaccttcttggggacatggggacactgtggggaacCTCATTGGGGACATTATGGGGAACCTCGTTGGGGACGTAGGGTGGgtatggggacacggggacaccatGGAGAACATCCTGAGGCCATGGGacggacatggggacacggcggCATTATGGGGAACcttttggggacatggggacactgtgggcACCTCCTCGTTGCCAGGGGGTGCGTGTGGGGCCGTGTCCCCGCGGcgtccccgcggtgtccccacggtgtccccgcgtccccagGGTTCCTGAGCACGGGGGACCAGGCGGCCAAGGGCAACTACGGGCTGCTGGACCAGATCCAGGCGCTGCGGTGGCTGCACGAGAACGTCGGCAACTTCGGGGGCGACCCCCAGAGAATCACCATCTTCGGCTCCGGCGCCGGCGCCGCCTGCGTCAGCCTGCTCATCCTGTCCCACCACTCCGAAGGTACCAACCGGTGTCACCCCAATGTCACCCCCGTATCCGCCTGCTCATCCTGTCCCACCGCTCCGAAGGTACCAACGGTGTCACCAGTGTCACCCCAATAGGGCCTGGTGGGCTCCATCCCCACATTCCCATGACGCCCCCATGGCCTGGTGGGCTCCATCCTTATGTCCccaccacgtccccatgtccccaccacgtccccatgtcccaccatgACCCCGTGTCccaccacgtccccatgtcccaccacatccccatgtccccaccacatccccatgtcccaccacgtccccatgtcccacacgtccccatgtcccaccatgACCCCGTGTCCCACCATGACCCCGTGTCccaccacgtccccatgtcccaccacgtccccatgtcccaccatgACCCCGTGTCCCACCACGTCCTTATGTCCCAacacgtccccatgtcccaccacgtccccatgtccccatgtccccacgtccccatgtcccaccatgtccccatgtccccatgtcccaccacgtccccatgtcccaccgtgtccccgtgtccccgtgtccccaggtctGTTCCAGAAGGCCATGGCTCAGAGCGGCACGGCCATCTCCgtgtcccaccatgtccccatgtcccaccatgtccccacgtccccatgtcccaccgtgtccccgtgtccccgtgtccccaggtctGTTCCAGAAGGCCATCGCTCAGAGCGGCACGGCCATCTCCgtgtcccaccatgtccccatgtcccaccatgtccccatgtccccatgtcccaccgtgtccccgtgtccccgtgtccccaggtctGTTCCAGAAGGCCATCGCTCAGAGCGGCACGGCCATCTCCgtgtcccaccatgtccccatgtcccaccatgtccccatgtcccaccacgtccccatgtcccatgtcccaccatgtccccatgtccccatgtccccaccacgtccccatgtccccatgtcccaccacgtccccatgtcccaccatgtccccatgtccccatgtccccaccacgTCCCATGTCCCAGCacgtcccatgtccccatgtcccaccatgtccccatgtccccatgtcccaccgtgtccccgtgtccccgtgtccccaggtctGTTCCAGAAGGCCATCGCTCAGAGCGGCACGGCCATCTCCAGCTGGTCCGTCAACTACCAGCCGCTCAAGTACACGCGGCTGCTGGCGGCCAAGGTCGGGTGCGAACGCGCCGACACCGGCGCGGCCGTGGAGTGTCTGCGGCGCCAGCCGTTCCGCGCCCTCGTGGACCAGGACGTGCAGCCCGCGCGCTACCACGTGGCCTTTGGGCCGGTGGTGGACGGCGACGTGGTGCCCGACGACCCCGAGATCCTGATGCAACAGGGCGAGTTCCTCAACTACGACATCCTGATCGGCGTCAACCAGGGCGAGGGGCTCAAGTTCGTGGAGGACTCGCTGGAGAGCGAGGACGGCATCTCGGCCTCCTACTTCGACTTCACCATCTCCAACTTCGTGGACAACCTGTACGGGTACCCGGAGGGGAAGGACATCCTGCGCGAGACCATCAAGTTCATGTACACGGACTGGGCGGACCGCGACAACGGGGAGATGCGGCGCAAGACGCTGCTGGCGCTGTTCACCGACCACCAGTGGGTGGCCCCGGCGGTGGCCACGGCCAAACTTCACGCCGAGTACCAGTCGCCCGTCTACTTCTACACCTTCTACCACCACTGCCAGACGGACGCGCGGCCCGAGTGGGCGGACGCGGCGCACGGGGATGAGATCCCCTACGTGTTCGGGGTGCCCATGGTCGGGGCCACCGACCTGTTCCCTGCAACTTCTCCAAGAACGACGTGATGCTCAGCGCCGTCGTCATGACCTACTGGACCAACTTCGCCAAGACCGGGTGGGCAGGGGCGCcgtggggggggcgggggcgggtgGATGAGCCGGGGGGGGGTTGGGTGGGTGGGGGGTTGGGTGGTTGGGTGGGTGGTTGGGTGGGTAGATGAGACATTGAGTGGTTGGTTGGGTGGGTGGTTGGTTGGGTGGGTGGTTGGTTGAGTGGTTGGGTGGTTGgttgggtgggtgggtgggtgggtggttGGTTGGATGAGTGGTTGGTTGGATGAGTGGTTGGTTGGATGAGTGGTTGGTTGAGTGGTTGGATGGTTGGTTgagtggttggttggttggtcaGTTGagttgttggttggttgagttgttggttggttggttggttgactTGTTAGTCGGTTGGTCAGTTgagttgttggttggttggtcaGTTgagttgttggttggttggttgagttgttggttggttggttggttgagcTGTTGGTCGGTTGGTCAGTCGAGTTGTTGGTCATTTGGTTgagttgttggttggttggttggctgagttgttggttggttggtcaGTTGAGTTGTTGGTCGGTTGGTTGAGTCATTGCTCTGTTGGTTGGGTGGTTGCTCGGTTGATTGGGTTGCTGGTTGCTCGGTTGGTTGGGTGGTTGCTCCCTTGGTTGAGCTGTTGGTTGCTCGGTTGGTTGGGTGGTTGCTCGCTTGGTTGAGCTGTTGGTTGCTTGGTCGGTTGGGTTGTTGCTTGACtggttggttgggtggttgCTCGCTTGGTTGAGCTGCTGGTTGCTCGGTTGGTTGGGTGGTTGCTCGCTTGGTTGAGCTGTTGGTTGCTTGGTCGGTTGGCCGGTTGCTCGCTTGGTTGAGCTGTTGGTTGCTCGGTTGGTTGGGTGGTTGCTCGCTTGGTTGAGCTGTTGGTTGCTCGGTTGGTTGGGTGGTTGCTCGCTTGGTTGAGCTGTTGGTTCcttggttggttgggtggttgCTCGCTTGGTTGAGCTGTTGGTTGCTCGGTTGGTTGGGTGGTTGCTCCCTTGGTTGAGCTGTTGGTTCcttggttggttggctggttgctCCCTTGGTTGAGCTGTTGGTTGCTcggttggttggctggttgctCCCTTGGTTGAGCTGTTGGTTGCTCGGTCGGTTGGCTGGTTGCTCCCTTGGTTGAGCTGTTGGTTGCTCAGTTGGTTGGGTGGTTGCTCCCTTGGTTGAGCTGTTGGTTGCTcggttggttggctggttgctCCCTTGGTTGAGCTGTTGGTTGCTCGGTTGGTTGGGCGGTTGCTCCCTTGGTTGAGCTGTTGGTTGCTCGGTCGGTTGGCTGGTTGCTCGCTTGGTTGAGCTGTTGGTCGGTTGGGTGGTTGCTCGCTTGGTTGAGCTGTTGGTTGCTCGGTCGGTTGGCTGGTTGCTCCCTTGGTTGAGCTGTTGGTTGCTCGGTCGGTTGGGTGGTTGCTCCCTTGGTTGAGCTGTTGGTTCcttggttggttgggtggttgCTCCCTTGGTTGAgctgttggttggttgggtggttgCTCGCTTGGTTGAGCTGTTGGTTGCTcggttggttggctggttgctCCCTTGGTTGAGCTGTTGGTTCcttggttggttggctggttgctCCCTTGGTTGAGCTGTTGGTTCcttggttggttgggtggttgCTCGCTTGGTTGAGCTGTTGGTTACTCGGTTGGTTGGGTGGTTGCTCCCTTGGTTGAgctgttggttggttgggtggttgCTCGCTTGGTTGAGCTGTTGGTTACTCGGTTGGGTTGGGTGGTTGCTCGCTTGGTTGAGCTGTTGGTTGCTCGGTTGGTTGGGTGGTTGCTCCCTTGGTTGAGCTGTTGGTTGCTCGGTCGGTTGGGTGGTTGCTCCCTTGGTTGAGCTGTTGGTTGCTCGGTCGGTTGGGTGGTTGCTCGCTTGGTTGAGCTGTTGGTTGCTCGGTTGGTTGGGTGGTTGCTCGCTTGGTTGAGCTGTTGGTTGCTCGGTCGGTTGGCTGGTTGCTCCCTTGGTTGAGCTGTTGGTTGCTcggttggttggctggttgctCCCTTGGTTGAgctgttggttggttgggtggttgCTCGCTTGGTTGAGCTGTTGGTTGCTcggttggttggctggttgctCCCTTGGTTGAGCTGTTGGTTGCTCGGTCGGTTGGCTGGTTGCTCGCTTGGCTCCCTGCTTGACCCACCACCCAGCGCCCGCACGGCCCAACCGCCGCCCCTCTGAAACCCCCGTGTCCCGCCGCTCCCCAGCGACCCCAACCAGCCGGTCCCCCAGGACACCAAGTTCATCCACACCAAGCCCAACCGCTTCGAGGAGGTCGTGTGGACGCGCTTCGACGGGAAGGACAAGCGGTACCTGCACATCGGGCTGAAGCCGCGCGTGCGCGACCACTACCGCGCCAACAAGGTGGCGTTTTGGCTGGAGCTCGTCCCCCACCTGCACAacctgcaccagctgccccccGGCTCCACCACCAcccgcctgcccccgcccccccggcgcggccccaCCCGccggccccccggcccctccccccgccccccgcgccccgacgagccgggggggggg includes the following:
- the LOC136002669 gene encoding LOW QUALITY PROTEIN: neuroligin-2-like (The sequence of the model RefSeq protein was modified relative to this genomic sequence to represent the inferred CDS: inserted 3 bases in 3 codons; deleted 1 base in 1 codon), which gives rise to MARPPAPPPVGPAQDPPPDPRFPVVPTQYGRLRGARRDLSNELLGPVQAFLGVPYAAPPXGPRRWAPPEAPAAWGGVRDATAFGPACPQNLRGGPPPLMLPLWLSDNLEAAGAYVAAQSEDCLYLNLYVPTEDGLVAKRREDGAAGGXPPDPDIRDSGKKPVMLFLHGGSYMEGTGNMFDGSVLAAYGNVIVVTMNYRLGVLGFLSTGDQAAKGNYGLLDQIQALRWLHENVGNFGGDPQRITIFGSGAGAACVSLLILSHHSEGLFQKAIAQSGTAISSWSVNYQPLKYTRLLAAKVGCERADTGAAVECLRRQPFRALVDQDVQPARYHVAFGPVVDGDVVPDDPEILMQQGEFLNYDILIGVNQGEGLKFVEDSLESEDGISASYFDFTISNFVDNLYGYPEGKDILRETIKFMYTDWADRDNGEMRRKTLLALFTDHQWVAPAVATAKLHAEYQSPVYFYTFYHHCQTDARPEWADAAHGDEIPYVFGVPMVGATDLXPCNFSKNDVMLSAVVMTYWTNFAKTGDPNQPVPQDTKFIHTKPNRFEEVVWTRFDGKDKRYLHIGLKPRVRDHYRANKVAFWLELVPHLHNLHQLPPGSTTTRLPPPPRRGPTRRPPGPSPRPPRPDEPGGGGGGRGGGRGGGGGAGRGRRRFAPSPGT